In Pseudoalteromonas sp. NC201, a single window of DNA contains:
- a CDS encoding 3-deoxy-D-manno-octulosonic acid kinase, which produces MQITKQPHSYLLTPSTLDYDVSEEMFDPEYWQKNNAIVGSKEGRATAWFVRFNQGIAVLKHYYRGGLIGKLLSDQYIFTKLENTRVYQEFALLEQLQLQGLPVPTPLGARISLHFGIYRADILTEAVSDATSVCEILQARTLSTNELESIGHTIAQFHQAGAYHDDLNINNILFDANGKVFLIDFDKGKIMQPNSSWQHANMERLQRSFKKEAGKWPTFYFDENQWQVLMQAYHSAR; this is translated from the coding sequence GTGCAAATCACCAAACAGCCGCATAGCTATTTACTAACGCCTTCAACCCTAGATTATGATGTTTCAGAAGAAATGTTTGACCCTGAATATTGGCAGAAAAATAATGCGATTGTCGGCTCGAAAGAAGGCCGAGCAACGGCGTGGTTCGTGCGGTTTAATCAAGGCATAGCGGTACTCAAGCACTATTATCGTGGTGGCTTAATCGGCAAGCTGTTGAGTGATCAATATATTTTTACCAAACTAGAAAATACTCGCGTATATCAAGAGTTTGCTTTGCTAGAGCAACTACAACTACAAGGTTTACCAGTCCCAACACCACTTGGCGCAAGAATATCGCTTCATTTTGGTATTTATCGTGCAGATATTTTGACCGAAGCGGTGTCTGATGCCACCAGTGTTTGCGAAATTTTGCAAGCAAGAACGCTTAGTACAAATGAACTGGAAAGTATCGGCCACACCATTGCTCAGTTTCACCAAGCCGGTGCCTATCACGATGATTTGAACATCAACAATATTTTGTTTGATGCCAACGGCAAAGTATTTCTAATTGATTTTGATAAGGGCAAAATCATGCAGCCAAACTCAAGTTGGCAGCACGCAAACATGGAGCGTTTGCAACGTTCATTTAAAAAAGAGGCCGGCAAATGGCCGACCTTTTATTTTGATGAAAATCAATGGCAAGTATTGATGCAAGCCTATCACAGCGCACGTTAA
- the waaA gene encoding lipid IV(A) 3-deoxy-D-manno-octulosonic acid transferase, translated as MARHLYSLLLLVLAPLLLSYLYFIRGRKNQGYRVHFNERFGRNISKLPQHSIMIHCASVGEVLAATPLIKSILNASENTSIIITCNTPTGREEITKAFRAQVQVHVCYLPIDFAFAVRKFFNSLKPKLLIVMETELWPNLFYYAKQNQCKTLVVNARLSEKSYQGYKKHAWITKGLMSNIDLLAAHNEEDGKRFIKLGLVQSKLHITGSIKFDISITEEEIAKARQFQENYPERLIWLAGSTHPKEHEQVIAAHQRVLEQISNALLIIAPRHPEQFQAVADYLSEQEIAFTRKSSNGIDAEASVLLADTLGELKWLFGGADIAYIGGSLIERGGHNPLEAAAHGVPILTGPHTYNFAHIYPQLIAQQGAIVVDDEDKLAAQIITLFEDKSLRTQIGANAQSVLVENTGAISKTMTLINKSLE; from the coding sequence ATGGCACGCCATTTATATTCCCTGCTGTTGCTAGTGTTAGCCCCTTTGTTATTGAGCTATCTCTATTTTATTCGAGGTAGAAAAAACCAAGGTTATCGAGTGCATTTTAATGAGCGCTTTGGCCGAAATATTAGCAAGCTGCCACAACACAGTATTATGATCCATTGTGCTTCTGTTGGTGAAGTGCTTGCAGCAACCCCGCTTATAAAGTCAATATTGAATGCTTCTGAGAACACATCAATCATTATCACCTGTAACACCCCAACAGGTAGAGAAGAGATAACAAAAGCTTTTCGCGCTCAGGTTCAGGTACATGTCTGTTATTTACCTATAGATTTTGCTTTTGCGGTCAGAAAATTTTTCAATTCCTTGAAGCCCAAACTCCTTATTGTGATGGAAACTGAGCTGTGGCCTAATCTTTTTTATTACGCCAAACAAAACCAATGTAAAACCTTGGTAGTCAATGCCAGACTCTCTGAAAAATCATACCAAGGTTATAAAAAGCATGCTTGGATAACGAAAGGCTTGATGAGCAACATAGATCTGCTTGCAGCCCATAATGAAGAAGACGGCAAGCGTTTCATCAAGCTCGGGCTTGTTCAATCTAAGCTTCACATTACTGGCTCAATCAAGTTTGATATCTCAATCACCGAAGAAGAAATTGCAAAGGCAAGACAGTTTCAAGAAAATTACCCCGAGCGGTTAATTTGGCTTGCAGGATCTACCCATCCTAAGGAGCATGAGCAAGTCATTGCTGCTCATCAACGAGTATTAGAGCAGATAAGTAATGCGTTACTTATTATCGCGCCTCGCCATCCCGAGCAGTTTCAAGCGGTTGCTGACTACCTCAGTGAACAAGAGATCGCTTTTACCAGAAAGAGTAGTAACGGTATAGACGCAGAAGCTTCGGTCTTGTTAGCGGATACTTTAGGGGAATTAAAGTGGCTATTTGGTGGTGCTGATATCGCCTATATTGGTGGTAGTTTGATTGAGCGCGGCGGTCATAACCCACTAGAAGCGGCGGCTCATGGTGTGCCAATATTAACCGGCCCACATACCTATAATTTTGCGCATATATACCCTCAACTTATCGCGCAACAAGGTGCCATCGTAGTCGATGATGAGGACAAGCTTGCCGCTCAAATTATTACGCTATTTGAAGATAAATCGCTTCGAACGCAAATCGGTGCTAACGCTCAATCGGTACTAGTTGAAAATACCGGGGCTATTTCTAAAACCATGACACTAATCAATAAGAGCTTGGAATAA
- a CDS encoding glycosyltransferase family 9 protein, which translates to MRTIVLSKSLTSICILRLSAIGDVCHAVSAVQAIQRAHPQAKITWVIGKVEAMLLADLPGVELVVFDKKQGKAALKALKAKFKGQKFDVLLHMQVALRANLVARVIPAKQKIGFDKRRSKELHSLFINKRIAPQQSPHVLEGFQNFARAIGAECGEPTWQMPVTAAHQAAAKSLLPEGKVFVISPAASKAERNWLPERYARVADHAAALGFQVVITGGPTELEQNLAAEIQQHSQAELLNLVGKTDLKTLLCVLEQAELVLAPDTGPAHMAVTVGTPVIGLYAHSNPTRTGPYLYQDYVVEVYHQNLIAQKGKTAEQLPWGTRAKGSELMSQISVDAVITMFERVIKEQGIVTNA; encoded by the coding sequence ATGAGAACTATTGTTTTGAGCAAATCCTTGACCTCTATTTGTATTTTGCGACTTTCTGCGATTGGCGACGTGTGCCATGCAGTGAGTGCTGTACAGGCGATCCAACGCGCACATCCGCAAGCGAAAATAACGTGGGTGATAGGTAAAGTGGAAGCCATGTTACTGGCTGACCTACCCGGTGTTGAGCTCGTCGTATTTGACAAAAAGCAGGGTAAAGCCGCGCTCAAGGCGTTAAAGGCAAAGTTCAAAGGGCAAAAGTTTGACGTATTACTACATATGCAGGTTGCGTTAAGAGCCAACCTTGTTGCGCGAGTTATTCCTGCAAAGCAAAAAATAGGCTTTGATAAAAGGCGCTCTAAAGAGTTACACAGTTTGTTTATTAATAAGCGGATCGCACCTCAACAGTCGCCACATGTGCTCGAAGGTTTCCAAAACTTTGCCCGTGCAATTGGTGCTGAGTGCGGTGAGCCAACATGGCAGATGCCAGTGACGGCAGCTCATCAAGCTGCGGCAAAATCGCTATTACCTGAAGGCAAGGTTTTTGTGATATCGCCTGCGGCAAGTAAAGCCGAGCGCAATTGGCTTCCTGAGCGTTATGCTAGGGTTGCAGATCATGCTGCTGCATTGGGGTTTCAGGTGGTGATAACGGGTGGCCCAACGGAACTTGAGCAAAACTTAGCAGCCGAAATTCAACAACACAGCCAAGCTGAGTTATTAAACTTAGTGGGAAAAACTGATTTGAAAACCCTACTTTGTGTATTGGAGCAAGCCGAATTGGTGTTAGCACCTGATACTGGGCCTGCTCATATGGCTGTGACAGTTGGAACGCCGGTGATCGGTTTGTATGCTCACTCCAACCCAACTCGCACAGGGCCGTACCTGTATCAAGACTATGTAGTTGAGGTTTATCATCAAAACCTCATTGCGCAAAAGGGTAAAACTGCTGAGCAATTACCCTGGGGAACACGGGCAAAAGGTAGCGAACTCATGTCTCAAATTTCTGTTGATGCTGTTATTACGATGTTTGAGCGGGTAATAAAAGAGCAGGGGATTGTGACCAATGCATAA
- a CDS encoding capsule assembly Wzi family protein: MNLARVLACCSLLASNLALASPTAYLPIGQDPLLEYQIDKMFALTVGTLMAKPYRISEIKMHLMKLRHIDATLQQSISQGIAPYLQDDALTQRSVTLRVDSGEEKQIANDRGNYSGEYAELGFAGVWRGGDSSILQIGAEYRVEADKLVAYNTFYGLSYGNLQLNLGYKEHWFSPFKHSAQVYSNNAKNRPSISLGLVVPLKNWWNFDVELFYSELDKVEKGIRFQNTLHDGTPKIAGTHFSIEPIDGWKIGLNRVLQFGGGPRKVDFEDFIKAYIDPAGNDNKIGDLTQDDELGDQWATITTSFTTNYGTRAQWYLEYGGEDTNNHKNYLFGNTATSVGIFLPNVSSTTSLRYEFTDMESLWYVNEIYQTKGNTIDGFGVGHFAANHRQFDDGAPTQIHVLEGTYQADYRSLWRAKLSVIDNESKYFNELNELGAEYETGYEFELAHIGEAYSKQVETKLTLGKDVFGENYTWLSVHVYW, from the coding sequence ATGAATTTAGCTCGAGTACTCGCTTGCTGTAGTTTATTAGCTTCGAATCTCGCTTTAGCGAGCCCAACAGCCTATTTACCCATTGGGCAAGATCCGCTGTTGGAATATCAAATCGATAAAATGTTTGCGTTGACCGTTGGTACGCTTATGGCAAAGCCTTACCGTATCAGTGAAATCAAGATGCATTTGATGAAGCTTAGGCATATTGACGCCACATTACAACAGAGTATTAGTCAGGGAATTGCACCTTACTTACAAGATGACGCACTAACGCAAAGATCTGTCACATTGCGTGTTGATAGTGGTGAGGAAAAACAAATCGCCAACGACAGAGGTAATTATAGTGGTGAATATGCCGAATTGGGATTCGCTGGAGTATGGCGAGGCGGTGACTCGAGTATTCTACAAATAGGTGCTGAGTATCGAGTAGAAGCAGACAAGCTAGTGGCGTATAACACTTTTTACGGGCTATCTTATGGCAATTTACAGCTTAACCTAGGTTATAAAGAACATTGGTTCTCGCCATTTAAGCATTCGGCTCAGGTCTACTCTAATAACGCTAAAAACCGGCCTTCTATTTCATTGGGGTTAGTTGTTCCACTTAAAAACTGGTGGAATTTTGATGTTGAATTGTTTTATTCAGAGTTAGATAAAGTCGAAAAGGGAATTCGTTTTCAAAATACATTGCATGATGGTACACCGAAAATTGCTGGTACACACTTTAGTATTGAACCAATCGATGGTTGGAAAATTGGTCTAAATCGAGTACTACAATTTGGTGGAGGCCCAAGGAAGGTGGATTTTGAGGACTTTATTAAGGCCTATATAGATCCTGCTGGCAATGACAATAAAATCGGCGACCTGACTCAAGATGATGAACTTGGCGACCAATGGGCAACGATCACCACGAGTTTCACTACAAATTACGGTACCAGAGCACAATGGTATCTAGAGTATGGTGGGGAAGATACTAATAACCATAAGAACTATTTGTTTGGTAATACAGCGACTAGCGTAGGCATTTTCCTACCGAATGTAAGTTCAACCACCTCATTACGCTATGAATTTACCGACATGGAAAGTCTTTGGTACGTCAATGAAATTTATCAAACTAAAGGCAATACGATTGATGGGTTTGGTGTGGGACACTTTGCTGCCAACCATCGCCAGTTCGATGATGGTGCACCGACGCAGATCCATGTACTAGAAGGTACTTATCAAGCAGATTACCGTTCTTTGTGGCGAGCTAAGCTGTCGGTTATTGATAACGAAAGTAAATACTTCAACGAATTAAATGAGCTTGGTGCTGAATATGAAACTGGTTATGAATTTGAGCTGGCGCATATTGGTGAAGCTTACAGCAAGCAAGTCGAAACTAAATTAACCTTGGGTAAAGATGTCTTCGGTGAGAATTACACTTGGTTATCAGTCCATGTATACTGGTAG
- a CDS encoding YnbE family lipoprotein, protein MKWMLVISALLVLSACTHKVQVETKEPITINLNVKVDHEIRVKVDKELDNLFSEDSELF, encoded by the coding sequence ATGAAATGGATGCTAGTGATATCAGCTTTATTGGTATTGAGTGCTTGTACTCATAAGGTGCAAGTAGAAACCAAAGAGCCTATTACGATCAACTTAAATGTAAAAGTAGATCATGAGATCCGCGTGAAAGTGGATAAAGAACTCGACAATTTATTCAGCGAAGACAGCGAGCTATTCTAA
- a CDS encoding SIS domain-containing protein — protein sequence MSLNEQVAQSYFASLQRHVDVFETMANYHQECVELLEACQSTLAAGGKVIWFGNGGSAADAQHLAAEFVVRYKLERGPLASIALTTDTSILTAHSNDYHFDSVFERQVQALCKPEDMVIGLTTSGTSPNINLALQAANEIGAFTVALTGRTGGKVKDIAKLPIIIANDETARIQEAHMFIGHWLCEAVDMLVAAEQEA from the coding sequence ATGTCATTGAATGAACAAGTAGCACAAAGCTACTTCGCAAGCTTACAGCGCCATGTTGATGTTTTTGAAACAATGGCAAACTATCACCAAGAATGTGTTGAGCTACTTGAAGCATGCCAAAGTACATTAGCAGCAGGTGGTAAGGTCATTTGGTTTGGTAATGGTGGCAGCGCGGCAGATGCGCAGCACCTAGCTGCAGAATTTGTGGTGCGTTACAAATTAGAGCGTGGTCCTTTGGCTTCGATTGCACTGACTACCGACACCTCAATTTTGACCGCGCACAGCAATGACTATCACTTTGACTCCGTATTTGAACGTCAAGTTCAGGCACTTTGTAAACCGGAAGATATGGTGATTGGTTTAACCACATCAGGTACGAGCCCTAATATCAATTTGGCACTTCAAGCCGCGAATGAAATTGGCGCGTTTACCGTGGCATTGACTGGCAGAACTGGTGGCAAAGTTAAGGATATTGCTAAATTACCGATTATTATCGCAAACGACGAGACAGCGCGTATTCAAGAAGCGCATATGTTTATTGGTCACTGGCTATGCGAAGCGGTCGATATGCTCGTTGCGGCGGAGCAAGAGGCATGA
- a CDS encoding YdbL family protein: MKLKAISTLIIGLSMSFAAFAISIDDAKSQGLVGETTSGYLGVVKNGQGVQQLVDEVNEKRKQKYQQLAKKNGITLEQVEALAAKKAYNKTQSGHYIQVNGSWVKK; encoded by the coding sequence ATGAAGCTAAAAGCAATCTCTACCCTAATTATTGGGCTCAGTATGAGCTTCGCCGCATTCGCAATTTCCATTGACGATGCTAAATCACAGGGTTTAGTTGGCGAAACTACATCGGGCTATCTTGGCGTGGTTAAAAATGGCCAAGGTGTACAGCAGCTAGTTGATGAAGTGAATGAAAAGCGCAAACAGAAATACCAGCAATTAGCGAAAAAGAACGGTATCACGCTTGAGCAAGTAGAGGCTTTAGCGGCTAAAAAAGCGTATAACAAAACGCAGTCAGGTCATTATATTCAAGTCAATGGCAGCTGGGTGAAAAAGTAG
- the gmhB gene encoding D-glycero-beta-D-manno-heptose 1,7-bisphosphate 7-phosphatase, producing MHKAVFLDRDGVVNKDHAYVHKIADFEFIDGVFSACQAFSKAGYKIVVVTNQSGIGRGYYDEAQFHALSEWMCAQFMAHGVDIAGVYFCPHHPEKAQDPYKVECDCRKPEPGMLLQAIAEHDLDPTQSIMIGDKVSDIKAARAAGVKTAILVESGQSFSQEQQQLADKVCASLAEVPAALCLSE from the coding sequence ATGCATAAGGCTGTATTTTTAGACAGAGACGGCGTTGTTAATAAAGATCACGCCTATGTTCATAAAATCGCGGATTTTGAGTTTATCGATGGGGTATTCAGTGCCTGCCAAGCATTTAGCAAAGCCGGTTATAAAATTGTGGTCGTGACGAATCAGTCGGGCATTGGCCGAGGTTACTACGATGAAGCACAATTTCACGCGTTAAGCGAGTGGATGTGCGCGCAGTTTATGGCGCATGGTGTTGACATCGCTGGTGTTTATTTTTGTCCTCACCACCCTGAAAAGGCACAAGACCCATATAAAGTAGAGTGTGACTGTCGTAAACCAGAACCCGGGATGCTGCTGCAAGCGATAGCCGAGCATGACTTGGATCCTACGCAAAGTATTATGATTGGTGATAAAGTCTCAGACATCAAGGCTGCCCGCGCTGCTGGCGTAAAAACAGCTATTTTAGTTGAGTCTGGGCAGAGCTTTAGTCAAGAGCAACAACAGCTCGCGGATAAAGTATGTGCGTCGTTGGCGGAGGTACCAGCCGCACTATGTTTGTCTGAGTAA
- the hldE gene encoding bifunctional D-glycero-beta-D-manno-heptose-7-phosphate kinase/D-glycero-beta-D-manno-heptose 1-phosphate adenylyltransferase HldE, translating to MKLAALQQLNQAKVLVVGDVMLDRYWHGDTGRISPEAPVPVVKVSALEDKAGGAANVAKNIAHLDGKVGLLGLIGEDDNGKTLEAILTKENIESSLVNVVELPTIAKMRVISRHQQVVRLDLEEPFQLSHSQLLLERLKQEVDKYDFVLFSDYNKGALCAISDMIAVAKAAGKTVLIDPKNSDLSLYQGADFITPNLNEFKLAGGDTSSEEALTSSARELLKTSGIGAMLLTRSEQGMSLITNTEKFDFPAQVQEVSDVTGAGDTVIATLTTMLGAGMSAKDAVEVANIAAGIAVSKLGAATVSPEELSRKLGQYLRETGEHYQTPFEEVLKHITFAKQNGETIVFTNGCFDILHAGHVRYLAQAKAMGDRLVVGLNNDESISRLKGPERPINPLKERAMVLSALASVDWVIPFGCVEENDTPAKLIEMVSPDILVKGGDYKVEEIAGAEHVLNQGGKVEVLAFLDGCSTSNVIKKAQLQKR from the coding sequence ATGAAGTTAGCGGCGCTTCAACAGCTAAATCAAGCCAAGGTATTGGTGGTTGGCGATGTGATGTTGGATAGATACTGGCATGGAGATACCGGGCGCATTTCTCCTGAGGCTCCAGTACCTGTGGTGAAAGTCAGCGCGTTGGAAGACAAAGCTGGTGGTGCGGCGAACGTTGCCAAAAACATCGCTCACCTAGATGGTAAAGTGGGTTTGCTTGGGCTTATCGGCGAAGATGACAATGGCAAAACGCTTGAGGCTATTCTTACCAAAGAAAACATTGAATCTAGCCTAGTTAACGTCGTTGAGCTGCCGACTATCGCAAAAATGCGTGTGATCAGCCGTCATCAGCAAGTAGTCCGACTCGATTTAGAAGAACCCTTTCAGTTATCTCACAGTCAACTACTGCTTGAGCGTCTAAAGCAAGAAGTTGATAAGTATGACTTTGTGTTGTTTAGCGACTACAACAAAGGCGCTTTATGCGCCATTTCAGATATGATTGCGGTGGCTAAAGCTGCTGGTAAAACGGTACTTATTGATCCCAAAAATAGTGACTTGAGCCTTTATCAAGGTGCTGATTTTATCACGCCTAACTTAAACGAATTTAAACTCGCAGGTGGAGATACAAGCAGCGAAGAGGCACTCACCTCTAGTGCGCGCGAGCTCCTGAAAACGTCAGGGATCGGCGCTATGTTGCTGACGCGCTCCGAGCAAGGTATGTCTTTGATAACCAATACTGAAAAGTTTGATTTCCCAGCTCAAGTACAGGAAGTAAGTGACGTTACGGGAGCTGGCGATACCGTGATCGCCACACTGACGACGATGTTAGGCGCAGGAATGTCTGCTAAAGACGCGGTGGAGGTTGCAAATATTGCCGCAGGCATTGCCGTGAGTAAGTTAGGTGCTGCAACGGTGTCACCGGAAGAGTTGAGTCGCAAACTGGGTCAATATCTTAGAGAAACGGGCGAGCACTACCAAACGCCGTTTGAAGAAGTGCTTAAGCACATTACTTTTGCCAAGCAAAACGGCGAAACCATTGTGTTTACCAACGGCTGCTTTGATATTCTCCATGCAGGCCATGTGCGTTATTTAGCGCAAGCTAAAGCGATGGGAGATAGACTCGTCGTTGGGTTAAATAATGATGAATCAATCTCGCGACTCAAAGGGCCTGAACGTCCAATCAATCCATTGAAAGAGCGGGCTATGGTGTTATCTGCACTCGCTTCTGTGGATTGGGTTATTCCGTTTGGCTGTGTTGAAGAAAATGACACACCAGCTAAGCTGATAGAAATGGTCAGCCCTGACATTTTGGTCAAAGGTGGTGACTATAAAGTGGAAGAGATTGCAGGTGCAGAGCATGTGCTTAATCAAGGTGGAAAAGTCGAGGTGTTAGCATTTTTGGATGGCTGCTCGACTTCCAATGTGATTAAAAAGGCACAGCTACAAAAACGTTAA
- a CDS encoding DUF1415 domain-containing protein, which produces MNTVISTMQNWVSQVIVKYNFCPFARQEVESNSIHYFVSQAISHDDAVMDMLEQCSELNHEPERETTLVIFDKGFSNFDDFLDLVDLANALLVAQGFEGTYQIATFHPDYVFADSDEHDAANYTNRAPYPTLHLIREESMAQALEDYNDPEQIPENNIRLARRKGKAFWQHLLQQCHKVK; this is translated from the coding sequence ATGAATACAGTCATCTCTACAATGCAAAACTGGGTTAGCCAAGTCATTGTAAAATACAACTTTTGCCCGTTTGCTCGACAGGAAGTTGAAAGTAACAGCATTCATTATTTCGTGTCTCAAGCGATAAGCCACGACGATGCCGTAATGGATATGTTAGAGCAGTGCTCAGAGTTAAACCATGAGCCAGAGCGAGAAACAACACTAGTTATATTTGATAAGGGTTTTAGTAATTTTGATGACTTTTTGGATCTCGTCGACCTAGCAAACGCTTTATTAGTAGCGCAAGGGTTTGAAGGCACTTATCAAATTGCCACTTTTCATCCAGATTATGTGTTTGCTGATAGCGATGAGCATGACGCAGCAAACTATACTAACCGCGCGCCTTACCCAACACTCCACTTGATCCGCGAAGAAAGTATGGCCCAAGCATTAGAAGACTATAACGATCCTGAACAGATCCCAGAAAATAATATCCGCCTCGCAAGACGTAAAGGGAAAGCGTTTTGGCAGCATTTGCTGCAGCAATGCCACAAGGTTAAATAA
- a CDS encoding glycine C-acetyltransferase: protein MRASAFYSQLQQQIEEVKAEGLYKKERIITSQQQAEIAVSTGESVINFCANNYLGLANHPELIKAAQGGLDDHGFGVASVRFICGTQDIHKTLEAKISEFLETEDTILYSSCFDANAGLFETILGPEDAIISDSLNHASIIDGVRLCKAKRFRYANNDMADLEQQLIAADEAGVKTKLIATDGVFSMDGVICNLKAVCDLADKYDALVMVDDSHAVGFVGENGRGTPEYCGVLDRVDIITGTLGKALGGASGGYTSGKKEIVEWLRQRSRPYLFSNSLAPSIVTASIKVLDMMKEGDALRAKLWDNAAYFRTKMEAVGFTCAGKDHAIIPVMLGDAKVASEMADRLLAEGIYVIGFSYPVVPKGQARIRTQISAAHTTEQLDKAIEAFTRIGKDLGVI from the coding sequence ATGAGAGCATCGGCCTTCTACAGCCAGCTTCAGCAACAAATTGAAGAAGTAAAAGCTGAAGGATTATATAAAAAAGAGCGTATTATTACTTCTCAGCAGCAAGCTGAAATTGCAGTATCGACTGGCGAAAGTGTAATTAACTTCTGTGCAAACAACTATCTAGGTTTGGCGAATCACCCAGAGCTAATTAAAGCGGCGCAGGGCGGCCTTGATGACCATGGTTTCGGTGTCGCGTCGGTGCGCTTTATCTGTGGTACGCAAGATATTCACAAAACGCTTGAAGCAAAGATCAGTGAATTTTTAGAAACGGAAGATACTATCCTTTACTCTTCATGCTTTGATGCCAATGCTGGTTTATTCGAAACTATCTTAGGCCCTGAAGATGCAATTATCTCGGACTCATTAAATCACGCTTCCATCATTGATGGTGTGCGTTTATGTAAAGCTAAGCGTTTCCGCTATGCTAACAACGATATGGCTGATCTTGAGCAGCAGTTAATTGCTGCTGATGAAGCTGGTGTGAAAACCAAGCTTATCGCCACCGATGGCGTATTCTCAATGGATGGCGTTATTTGTAACTTAAAAGCGGTTTGTGACTTAGCGGATAAGTACGACGCTTTAGTGATGGTTGATGATTCACACGCGGTGGGTTTTGTTGGTGAAAATGGCCGAGGAACACCGGAATACTGTGGTGTATTAGACCGAGTGGATATTATTACAGGAACGCTTGGTAAAGCACTTGGCGGTGCATCTGGCGGTTATACCTCTGGTAAGAAAGAAATCGTAGAGTGGTTACGTCAGCGTTCACGTCCTTATTTATTCTCAAACTCGCTAGCGCCTTCAATTGTTACAGCTTCAATAAAAGTGCTAGACATGATGAAAGAAGGCGATGCCCTACGTGCTAAACTATGGGATAACGCAGCCTATTTCCGTACTAAGATGGAAGCCGTCGGCTTTACTTGTGCGGGTAAAGATCACGCTATTATTCCGGTTATGTTAGGCGATGCCAAAGTAGCCTCAGAAATGGCTGACAGATTGCTAGCTGAAGGGATCTATGTGATCGGTTTCTCTTATCCTGTCGTGCCAAAAGGGCAAGCTAGGATCAGAACACAAATTTCAGCTGCGCATACTACTGAGCAGCTAGACAAAGCAATCGAAGCCTTTACCCGTATTGGTAAAGACCTAGGCGTCATTTAA